Proteins from one Salmonella bongori NCTC 12419 genomic window:
- the uspF gene encoding universal stress protein UspF, translating to MNRTILVPIDISDSELTQRVISHVEAEAKIDDAVVHFLTVIPSLPYYASLGLAYSAELPAMDDLKAEAKSQLEAIIKKFNLPADRVQAHVAEGSPKDKILEMAKKLPADMVIIASHRPDITTYLLGSNAAAVVRHAECSVLVVR from the coding sequence ATGAACAGAACGATTCTTGTACCCATTGATATTTCCGATTCAGAATTAACTCAACGTGTGATTTCGCATGTCGAAGCAGAAGCAAAGATTGACGACGCTGTGGTGCATTTTCTGACTGTAATACCATCGTTACCCTATTACGCTTCACTGGGGCTGGCTTACTCAGCGGAGCTCCCCGCCATGGACGATCTGAAAGCCGAAGCCAAATCTCAACTGGAAGCGATTATCAAGAAATTCAATCTTCCCGCCGATCGTGTGCAGGCTCATGTTGCCGAGGGTTCTCCTAAAGATAAAATTCTGGAAATGGCGAAAAAATTACCCGCCGATATGGTGATTATTGCCTCGCATCGCCCGGATATTACGACTTACCTGCTGGGCTCCAATGCCGCAGCTGTTGTGCGTCATGCGGAGTGTTCCGTCCTGGTTGTACGCTAA
- a CDS encoding SMR family transporter: MTKEAVIFLFIAIVVEVIATISLKLSDSFTRLVPSIVTIVGYCIAFWCLTIPMRTIPAGIIYAIWSGVGIVLIGVIGWLFLGQKLDIPAIIGMLLIICGVIVINLFSKSVSH; the protein is encoded by the coding sequence ATGACTAAAGAAGCTGTAATTTTTCTATTTATTGCCATTGTGGTAGAAGTGATCGCCACGATTTCATTAAAACTGTCGGATAGTTTTACGCGTCTGGTACCGAGCATCGTTACCATTGTCGGATATTGCATTGCTTTCTGGTGTCTCACCATCCCAATGCGAACGATTCCTGCTGGCATCATTTATGCTATCTGGTCCGGAGTAGGGATTGTTCTTATTGGAGTGATTGGCTGGTTGTTTCTGGGCCAAAAACTGGATATACCGGCAATCATTGGTATGTTGCTTATCATTTGCGGCGTAATTGTGATTAATCTGTTTTCAAAAAGCGTGAGCCACTAG
- a CDS encoding DUF4765 family protein, which produces MRITLSNISIRESQQTVKMQAIRSCDTLQYLSMLDGLYHDAIFHEQVSNLPEAYIKLDKIANDEKKYSLNIYDFFFEPTPEIICEDIKSTLDFYYLNSATFRRLVNYKVENNINDNVDTNKCEVKISPNYSYENIDGERGYLSLPFDKNGYPIPPDVHNCVNSITSEKLLLDLFLKHILHDHLNANDEVTNIYSNVIHKEIDPAAIAHTPSCFSQATMSGEHELFNVDSVTIPPKSTEQIIFEGKEIQRKIFLSSHSNNDFQSATIHKMDRSIKNIAVTGLLLSSRLAVTSGNSRIENGNSEGENDFLPVKELHRYERALPEDHPAPNMEPHPLGKALDNVFDHFTSVAGGPFVAILKQLGEEQEANSYKRGYHELLAFSQIGQWTHNGRTIAAEYMFKGLLVHLRDKLIILDDGSHVSFLSFVKENIQHQYKIYEIIARDMLVHPLHFSTEHEPPMPGRPLWARESHYTKVLYENFPAISGSSFEAFYGKKAIITALEIVSFGRKERGKSAFNNKTMKNLFKLVQLVIHHLSRNGGDRVLLSPEGIKNNFIIMRNIIFWCAKITGPVNDKKINTIARKIVVNNNFSNSVKSTLPKTYEPLSLLMKAAINKQLDWAEKYYRAETHMKEHMQECDILGLMDTNKMVREAVVGLIHEINDIAQDSWLTVEEQHERQVQALESFKKKVFSMNGGQQFVYGFNKVIQEGLGGLIELSFDLDDTMHHRTTSSLNPAARAGLHLLGTVWNIVMSIVPGFNALAGTSSILNRAVVENSADVCGYVQDIIRIGMEAVPVAEAKFTERASNAKYIGLRFVENKIQRGVIREPIQKGSNYKVIESIENTDFIYQKSNQKVLELGPVGNDGLYRATDFDKETYGYYKQSGEGFYRKQASYPPLSAEAPNTIKYGDRELVLTKEPGSETYQATFSDSGKNSGMTFYRTSDGEFYQASGLKGGGLIRHIDKPYSELREGDVGYDEDLLEISDDSPLLEDILPSLSEDLYPTSEENVQSIYKKYQSGDAAAGETEVVLCRGTIGPQAEKIVSFKTAGGMEGADVEVLPVSVEIAREQVRSGRIVPEYTTDLSVADRFSREHYLVIVKVKAKYLTRGSVSESGWVMPQNTPVEPVGIIDRTYGNAENIGQANASK; this is translated from the coding sequence ATGCGTATAACATTAAGTAATATATCAATCAGAGAATCACAGCAGACGGTAAAGATGCAAGCTATCAGAAGCTGTGATACCTTACAGTACCTTTCAATGCTAGATGGACTTTATCATGATGCTATCTTTCATGAGCAAGTGTCTAATTTACCAGAAGCTTATATTAAGCTGGATAAGATAGCCAACGATGAAAAAAAGTACAGCTTAAATATTTATGACTTCTTCTTTGAGCCAACACCTGAGATTATATGTGAAGATATTAAATCAACATTGGATTTTTATTATTTGAATAGTGCAACCTTCCGTAGGCTGGTTAATTATAAAGTAGAGAACAATATAAATGACAATGTAGACACCAATAAATGCGAGGTAAAAATATCTCCAAACTATAGTTACGAAAATATTGATGGGGAGCGAGGATATTTATCTCTTCCATTTGATAAAAATGGCTATCCAATTCCCCCTGACGTTCACAACTGTGTAAATAGTATTACATCAGAAAAATTGTTGCTAGATCTATTTCTAAAACATATTTTGCACGATCATTTAAATGCAAACGATGAAGTTACAAACATTTACTCTAATGTTATTCATAAAGAGATTGATCCCGCTGCAATTGCACATACACCATCGTGTTTTTCTCAGGCAACGATGAGTGGTGAACATGAGTTATTTAATGTGGATAGCGTAACTATTCCACCTAAAAGTACTGAGCAAATTATATTTGAGGGAAAGGAAATTCAAAGGAAAATTTTCTTATCCTCTCATAGCAACAATGATTTTCAGTCAGCAACCATTCATAAAATGGATAGGAGTATTAAAAACATTGCAGTAACTGGTTTGTTATTATCATCAAGGTTAGCAGTAACATCTGGTAATTCCAGGATAGAAAATGGTAATTCAGAAGGTGAGAATGATTTTTTACCAGTTAAAGAATTACACAGATATGAAAGGGCTCTCCCGGAGGATCATCCTGCCCCGAATATGGAGCCTCATCCGCTAGGTAAGGCGTTAGATAACGTATTTGATCATTTTACATCTGTTGCAGGAGGACCGTTTGTCGCAATACTCAAACAGCTTGGAGAAGAACAAGAGGCAAATAGTTATAAAAGAGGCTATCATGAATTACTCGCATTTTCTCAAATTGGGCAGTGGACCCATAATGGAAGGACTATTGCTGCTGAATATATGTTCAAAGGTCTTTTAGTTCATTTAAGAGATAAACTCATTATCCTCGATGATGGAAGTCACGTTTCTTTTCTATCTTTTGTAAAAGAAAACATTCAACATCAATATAAAATATATGAAATAATTGCGCGTGATATGCTGGTTCATCCTTTGCATTTCAGCACTGAACATGAACCACCTATGCCAGGGAGGCCTTTATGGGCAAGGGAAAGCCATTATACGAAAGTCCTGTATGAAAATTTTCCTGCTATTTCTGGTTCAAGCTTTGAGGCATTCTATGGTAAGAAGGCTATTATTACAGCGTTAGAAATAGTCTCTTTCGGTAGAAAAGAAAGAGGAAAGAGCGCTTTTAATAATAAAACAATGAAGAATCTTTTTAAGCTGGTTCAATTAGTGATACACCATTTATCCAGGAATGGTGGTGATAGAGTATTGCTTAGTCCTGAAGGCATAAAAAATAATTTTATTATTATGCGTAATATTATTTTTTGGTGTGCAAAGATAACAGGGCCAGTTAATGATAAAAAAATAAACACAATAGCAAGAAAGATTGTGGTTAATAATAATTTTTCCAACAGTGTTAAATCAACACTTCCCAAAACTTACGAGCCTTTAAGTTTGTTAATGAAGGCCGCTATCAATAAACAGCTAGACTGGGCGGAGAAATATTATCGAGCAGAGACTCATATGAAGGAACATATGCAGGAGTGTGATATCTTAGGACTAATGGACACCAACAAAATGGTGCGAGAGGCCGTTGTTGGGCTTATTCACGAGATCAATGATATTGCGCAAGACAGTTGGCTGACGGTAGAAGAACAACATGAGAGACAGGTTCAGGCTCTCGAATCGTTCAAGAAGAAAGTTTTCTCCATGAATGGCGGTCAACAATTTGTTTATGGATTTAATAAGGTTATTCAGGAGGGGCTGGGAGGATTAATTGAGCTGAGTTTTGATCTTGATGATACTATGCATCATCGTACAACATCCTCATTAAATCCAGCTGCAAGAGCAGGACTTCATCTCTTAGGAACGGTCTGGAATATTGTAATGAGTATTGTCCCTGGTTTTAACGCTCTGGCTGGTACCAGCAGTATTCTTAACCGGGCTGTTGTGGAAAACTCTGCGGATGTATGCGGTTACGTGCAAGATATTATACGTATCGGTATGGAGGCTGTTCCTGTTGCTGAAGCGAAGTTCACAGAAAGAGCGTCAAATGCAAAGTATATAGGCCTCCGATTTGTTGAAAATAAAATACAAAGAGGTGTAATACGAGAACCGATTCAAAAAGGGAGTAATTATAAAGTTATAGAGTCAATAGAAAATACAGATTTTATTTATCAAAAAAGTAATCAGAAAGTTCTTGAGTTAGGTCCAGTGGGAAACGATGGGCTCTATCGAGCTACAGATTTTGATAAAGAAACGTATGGTTACTACAAACAGTCAGGAGAAGGCTTTTACAGAAAACAAGCCTCATATCCACCGCTGTCAGCGGAAGCGCCTAATACGATAAAATATGGCGACAGAGAGCTCGTTTTAACTAAAGAACCCGGTTCAGAAACCTATCAGGCAACCTTTTCGGATAGCGGAAAAAATTCAGGTATGACATTTTACAGAACTTCTGATGGAGAATTTTATCAGGCGTCAGGGCTGAAAGGAGGGGGGCTTATTCGCCATATTGATAAACCTTATTCAGAGTTAAGAGAAGGAGACGTGGGTTATGATGAAGATCTTCTGGAGATTTCTGATGATTCACCCTTACTGGAAGACATACTGCCCTCCCTGTCAGAAGATTTATACCCTACATCAGAAGAAAATGTGCAAAGTATTTATAAGAAATACCAGAGTGGTGATGCTGCAGCAGGGGAGACCGAAGTTGTATTATGCCGAGGTACAATAGGTCCGCAGGCTGAAAAGATTGTGAGTTTTAAAACAGCAGGAGGTATGGAGGGGGCCGATGTCGAGGTATTGCCTGTCTCTGTTGAAATAGCCAGAGAGCAGGTTAGAAGTGGAAGAATCGTACCTGAATATACCACGGACCTTAGTGTTGCAGACAGGTTCAGCAGGGAGCATTATCTTGTTATCGTTAAGGTAAAAGCCAAATATCTTACACGAGGTAGTGTAAGTGAAAGCGGCTGGGTTATGCCACAAAACACACCAGTGGAGCCTGTTGGTATAATTGATAGGACATATGGTAATGCAGAAAATATTGGGCAGGCAAACGCTTCTAAGTAA
- the ttcA gene encoding tRNA 2-thiocytidine(32) synthetase TtcA encodes MQEIQNHTKKEQYNLNKLQKRLRRNVGEAIADFNMIEEGDRIMVCLSGGKDSYTMLEILRNLQQSAPINFSLVAVNLDQKQPGFPEHILPAYLEQLGVEYKIVEENTYGIVKEKIPEGKTTCSLCSRLRRGILYRTATELGATKIALGHHRDDILQTLFLNMFYGGKMKGMPPKLMSDDGKHIVIRPLAYCREKDIVRFAEAKAFPIIPCNLCGSQPNLQRQVIADMLRDWDKRYPGRIETMFSAMQNVVPSHLCDTSLFDFKGIAHGSEVIDGGDLAFDREEIPLQPAGWQPEEDDMPLEALRLDVIEVK; translated from the coding sequence ATGCAAGAAATTCAAAATCATACAAAGAAAGAACAATACAACCTGAACAAGTTGCAAAAGCGCCTGCGCCGTAACGTTGGTGAAGCGATTGCCGATTTTAATATGATTGAAGAAGGCGATCGCATTATGGTTTGCCTTTCTGGCGGTAAAGATAGCTATACGATGCTGGAAATTTTACGCAATTTACAGCAAAGCGCCCCGATCAATTTTTCTCTGGTCGCCGTTAACCTTGATCAAAAGCAGCCGGGCTTCCCGGAGCATATTCTGCCAGCTTACCTGGAACAGTTGGGCGTAGAATATAAAATCGTTGAAGAAAACACCTACGGCATTGTTAAAGAGAAGATCCCGGAAGGAAAAACCACCTGCTCGCTGTGCTCTCGTCTGCGTCGCGGTATTCTGTATCGTACAGCGACAGAACTGGGCGCCACTAAAATCGCCCTGGGCCATCATCGCGACGATATTCTACAAACACTATTTCTGAATATGTTCTATGGCGGAAAAATGAAAGGGATGCCGCCGAAGCTGATGAGCGACGACGGCAAGCATATCGTGATCCGCCCGCTGGCTTACTGCCGCGAAAAAGATATTGTCCGTTTTGCAGAGGCGAAAGCCTTCCCTATCATTCCTTGTAATCTGTGCGGTTCACAACCTAACCTGCAACGTCAGGTGATTGCCGACATGCTGCGTGACTGGGATAAACGCTATCCAGGACGTATCGAGACAATGTTCAGCGCCATGCAAAATGTGGTGCCTTCTCATTTGTGTGATACCAGCCTGTTTGATTTCAAGGGGATCGCTCACGGCTCCGAGGTCATTGATGGCGGTGATCTGGCATTCGATCGCGAAGAGATCCCTTTACAACCCGCAGGCTGGCAGCCGGAGGAAGATGACATGCCTTTAGAGGCGTTGCGACTTGATGTTATCGAAGTGAAATAG
- the dbpA gene encoding ATP-dependent RNA helicase DbpA, with protein sequence MTAFSTLNILPAAQLSNLTELGYLEMTPVQAAALPTILAGRDVRVQAKTGSGKTATFGLGLLHRIDASVFQTQALVLCPTRELADQVAGELRRLARFLPNTKILTLCGGQPFGVQRDSLQHAPHIIVATPGRLLDHLQKGTVSLDALQILVMDEADRMLDMGFSDAIDEVIRYAPAARQTLLFSATWPDTIAAISGRVQQQPVHIEIDTVDALPAIEQHFFDISTNEKISLLQRLLSQHQPASCVVFCNTKKDCQAVCEALNAVGQSALSLHGDLEQRDRDQTLVRFANGSARILVATDVAARGLDIKSLELVVNYELAWDPEVHVHRIGRTARAGSHGLAISLCAPEEAQRANILSDMLQLKLNWLNAPAQQPLLPLAAEMATLCIDGGKKAKMRPGDILGALTGDIGLDGADIGKINVHPMHVYVAIRQSVAQKACKQLQNGKIKGKSCRVRLLT encoded by the coding sequence GTGACCGCTTTTTCAACCCTGAATATTTTGCCCGCCGCCCAACTCAGTAACCTTACTGAGCTGGGCTATCTTGAGATGACGCCTGTTCAGGCCGCTGCATTACCGACTATACTGGCGGGACGTGACGTGCGAGTGCAGGCAAAGACCGGCAGCGGCAAAACGGCAACGTTTGGTCTTGGACTCTTGCATCGAATTGACGCCAGCGTGTTTCAGACGCAGGCGTTGGTGCTTTGCCCGACGCGGGAGCTTGCAGATCAGGTCGCCGGGGAACTACGTCGGCTGGCCCGTTTTCTGCCGAATACCAAAATTCTGACCCTATGCGGCGGGCAACCTTTTGGCGTGCAACGCGACTCTCTACAGCACGCGCCTCATATTATTGTCGCAACGCCGGGGCGCCTGCTCGATCATTTACAAAAAGGAACCGTTTCGCTGGATGCTCTGCAAATTCTGGTGATGGATGAAGCAGACAGAATGCTGGATATGGGGTTCAGTGATGCCATTGATGAGGTGATCCGCTATGCGCCCGCGGCACGCCAGACGTTATTGTTTTCAGCCACCTGGCCGGACACTATCGCGGCGATTAGTGGTCGTGTACAGCAACAGCCAGTGCATATTGAAATCGATACGGTAGATGCGCTACCGGCTATCGAACAACACTTCTTTGACATATCCACGAATGAAAAAATTTCGCTGCTGCAAAGGTTGCTTAGCCAACATCAGCCAGCCTCGTGCGTGGTGTTTTGCAATACTAAAAAAGATTGCCAGGCTGTCTGTGAAGCGCTTAATGCAGTAGGGCAGAGCGCGTTATCGCTTCATGGCGATCTCGAACAACGCGACCGTGACCAGACGTTGGTACGTTTTGCAAATGGTAGTGCGCGCATTCTGGTTGCCACCGATGTCGCCGCGCGAGGCCTGGATATAAAATCGCTTGAGCTGGTCGTTAACTATGAGCTGGCCTGGGACCCGGAGGTTCACGTCCACCGTATTGGCCGTACAGCGCGCGCCGGAAGCCACGGGCTGGCGATCAGCCTCTGCGCTCCGGAAGAGGCGCAGAGGGCGAATATACTTTCAGACATGCTGCAACTTAAGCTGAACTGGCTGAATGCGCCCGCTCAGCAACCGCTGCTCCCGCTGGCCGCAGAAATGGCAACCTTATGCATTGATGGCGGTAAAAAAGCGAAAATGCGTCCGGGCGATATCCTGGGGGCGTTGACCGGCGACATAGGACTGGATGGGGCAGATATCGGCAAAATTAACGTGCACCCGATGCACGTTTACGTCGCCATACGTCAGTCGGTGGCGCAAAAAGCGTGCAAACAGTTGCAGAACGGGAAGATTAAAGGAAAATCTTGCCGGGTTCGACTGTTAACGTAA
- the ynaL gene encoding proline-rich small protein YnaL — MSCLLTLLYLRTTLSDPIPTDPVPIPEPLPRPQPMPDPPPDEEPIKMSHQAPGSARIRAC; from the coding sequence ATGAGCTGTCTTTTGACCTTATTGTATCTGCGCACAACCTTGTCGGACCCAATTCCAACGGATCCCGTCCCCATTCCCGAGCCGCTTCCTCGTCCTCAGCCAATGCCTGACCCCCCGCCGGACGAAGAACCGATTAAAATGTCGCATCAAGCGCCCGGATCTGCGAGGATACGCGCCTGCTGA
- the zntB gene encoding zinc transporter ZntB → MKAIKGSDVNVPDAVFAWLLDGRGGVKPLEDNDVIDSQHPCWLHLNYTHPDSARWLASTPLLPNNVRDALAGESSRPRVSRMGEGTLITLRCINGSTDERPDQLVAMRLYMDERLIVSTRQRKVLALDDVVSDLQEGTGPADCGSWLVDVCDALTDHASEFIEQLHDKIIDLEDNLLDQQIPPRGFLALLRKQLIVMRRYMAPQRDVYARLASERLPWMTDDHRRRMQDIADRLGRGLDEIDACIARTGIMADEIAQVMQESLARRTYTMSLMAMVFLPSTFLTGLFGVNLGGIPGGGWRFGFSLFCILLVVLIGGVTLWLHRSKWL, encoded by the coding sequence GTGAAAGCCATTAAGGGATCAGATGTGAACGTGCCGGATGCCGTTTTCGCATGGCTACTGGATGGCCGTGGTGGAGTAAAACCGCTCGAAGATAATGATGTGATCGATAGCCAGCATCCTTGTTGGCTACATCTCAATTATACCCATCCGGACAGCGCCCGCTGGCTGGCTTCAACGCCATTACTCCCCAATAATGTGCGCGATGCATTGGCGGGTGAAAGTTCGCGCCCGCGGGTAAGCCGTATGGGAGAGGGGACGCTAATTACATTGCGCTGTATTAATGGCAGCACAGACGAGCGACCGGACCAATTAGTCGCCATGCGTCTATATATGGACGAGCGTCTTATTGTGTCCACCCGTCAGCGAAAGGTGCTGGCGCTGGACGATGTCGTGAGCGATCTGCAAGAAGGGACGGGGCCTGCAGATTGTGGCAGCTGGTTAGTTGATGTGTGCGATGCATTAACTGATCATGCCAGTGAATTTATTGAACAACTCCACGATAAAATTATTGATCTGGAAGATAACCTTCTTGACCAGCAAATTCCGCCGCGCGGTTTCCTGGCGTTGCTCCGTAAGCAACTTATTGTCATGCGCCGCTATATGGCGCCGCAGCGTGATGTGTACGCAAGGCTGGCGAGCGAACGTCTCCCATGGATGACCGACGATCACCGTCGCAGAATGCAGGATATCGCCGACAGACTGGGAAGAGGGTTGGATGAAATCGACGCTTGCATAGCACGTACGGGCATCATGGCGGATGAAATTGCCCAGGTGATGCAGGAGTCGCTGGCGCGCAGAACCTATACAATGTCGCTTATGGCAATGGTTTTTCTTCCCAGCACCTTTTTAACCGGATTATTTGGCGTCAATCTGGGAGGGATTCCCGGCGGCGGATGGCGGTTTGGTTTTTCGCTGTTTTGCATTCTGTTAGTTGTCCTGATCGGTGGTGTTACTTTATGGTTGCATCGCAGTAAATGGTTGTAA
- a CDS encoding methyl-accepting chemotaxis protein, which translates to MLRNISIRTCITLFILCTFLLLDILQIIFLRDYRVLIPCNVIYLISILLLWWYITHYLVVPINTVKKSIEQVTAGNLSIHISEFGNNCAGRLIPGINSLSENISALVSEIRSSSHTAMTLSEELAARSMALSIKTEQQSASLSQTAASIDEMVASTKNNADNTRMVSIQADSATQYARQGGELMVRVAENMRSITHCASQMTEIISLIDGIAFQTNILALNAAVEAARAGDHGKGFSVVAGEVRNLAHRSAEAAKSIKALIDVTHDNVRQGAAIVQEAEKNMQEIVSGAGQLNLLVNDISTTTREQEKGISQITLALSHLESTTHSHLLMVEALSASSDVLKAQVIELQTKTDKFHLGQADDSVLLLSPPHVSSLAVASKRGKAD; encoded by the coding sequence ATGTTAAGAAATATTAGTATCAGGACCTGTATTACTCTGTTCATACTGTGTACGTTTTTGCTGCTGGATATTTTACAAATAATATTTCTTCGCGATTATCGTGTATTAATTCCGTGCAATGTCATTTATCTGATCTCAATATTACTACTTTGGTGGTATATAACTCACTATCTGGTTGTGCCTATTAACACCGTTAAAAAAAGTATTGAACAAGTCACGGCGGGGAACCTGTCTATTCATATATCCGAATTTGGCAATAATTGTGCAGGACGGCTGATTCCTGGTATTAATAGTCTGTCGGAAAATATTTCCGCATTGGTGAGCGAAATCCGTTCCTCTTCACATACGGCAATGACGCTTTCTGAAGAGCTGGCGGCGCGCAGTATGGCGTTATCGATAAAGACGGAACAACAGTCGGCCTCGTTAAGTCAAACCGCCGCCAGTATAGACGAAATGGTGGCAAGTACTAAAAACAATGCGGACAATACCCGAATGGTGAGTATTCAGGCGGATTCTGCAACCCAATACGCCCGTCAGGGGGGAGAACTAATGGTGCGTGTTGCAGAAAATATGCGTTCTATTACTCACTGCGCGTCGCAGATGACGGAGATTATTTCGTTAATTGACGGTATTGCATTTCAGACTAATATTCTGGCGCTCAACGCGGCGGTAGAGGCAGCGCGTGCGGGCGATCATGGAAAAGGTTTTTCCGTCGTGGCTGGGGAAGTGCGTAATCTGGCACATCGCAGCGCGGAAGCGGCAAAAAGCATCAAAGCGCTGATTGACGTTACGCATGACAATGTGCGACAGGGGGCTGCTATTGTACAGGAGGCGGAAAAAAATATGCAGGAGATTGTCAGTGGCGCCGGACAATTAAATTTGCTGGTGAATGACATATCGACTACCACCCGGGAGCAAGAGAAAGGTATCAGTCAGATAACTCTGGCGTTAAGCCATCTGGAAAGTACAACCCATAGCCATCTTTTAATGGTTGAAGCGTTATCGGCTTCTTCTGATGTGCTAAAAGCGCAAGTGATCGAATTACAGACTAAAACGGACAAATTTCACTTAGGCCAGGCAGATGATAGCGTGCTTCTTCTGTCTCCTCCTCATGTGTCGTCTCTCGCTGTAGCCAGCAAACGCGGAAAGGCCGATTAA